The sequence below is a genomic window from Oncorhynchus nerka isolate Pitt River linkage group LG7, Oner_Uvic_2.0, whole genome shotgun sequence.
cactgcgacctgtatgctctcgttggctggccctcgcttcatactcgtcgccaaacccactggctccaggtcatctacaagaccctgctaggtaaagtccccccttatctcagctcgctggtcaccataacagcacccacctgtagcacgcgctccagcaggtatatctctctggtcacccccaaaaccaattctttctttggccggcctctccttccagttctctgctgccaatgacaggaatgaactacaaacatctctgaaactggaaacacttatctccctcactagctttaagcaccagctgtcagagcagctcacagattactgcacctgtacatagcccatctataatttagcccaaacaactacctctttcccaactgtatttaatttatttatttttagctcctttgcaccccattatttttatttctactttgcacattcttccattgcaaatctaccattccagtgttttacttgctatattgtatttactttgccaccatggcctttttttgcctttccttcccttctcacctcatttgctcacatcgtatatagacttgtttatactgtattattgactgtatgtttgttttactccatgtgtaactctgtgttgttgtatgtgtcgaactttgctttatcttgaccaggtcgcagttgtaaatgagaacttgttctcaacttgcctacctggttaaataaaggtgaaatacatttatttatttatttttatccagTGACGTTCACTTGTCCCCAGCCCAAACTGTTAAACGGAGAGCAGGATGTCGGAGGGAGAGGAGGCCGGGGTGCTGTCGGAGGGAGAGGAGGCCGCGGCGATGTCGGAGGGAGAGGAGGCCGGGGTGCTGTCGGAGGGAGAGGAGGCCGCGAATGAGGATGGACAGGAGGAAAATATGTCCGAAAAAGAGGACCAGGTGCACATTGACATTGTTTCGTTTTTGGTTGTTGATTATCGATCTCATGGGTAACCTAACCTACAATACATTTCAAAATGTGAACTGATACCTCATCAATAAAATGGGATTTATTCTGATACATTGATTCATTAATTGATTATTTCATTGCTGCGTAGCTGAGCGTTGTGTTGATGTGTCCCTCTCCAGATCGAGCCATGCCCTCTGACCAAGGAGATTCTGATCCCCGGTTTGTCTCTTTTGTGTCGCACCGGGAACGGCCTGGCACACGCCTTCGTTAAGCTCCAACTGGAAAACAGGTGAGGTGACCACCACAGGACACAAAACACctggtctcaaatggcaccctatcccatttatagtgcacttgccctacttttgaacagggcctatagggatGCCAACCGGGCCCAGTCCCAAATCAACTGCTAGCCCTTAGGTTGGCTCCTAGCCTCTCATCCCTAGCCCCTAACCCAAGACAATTGTTTCATCTAAAATAATTGGATAAGCAGCAATGCAACTtatcctcgtctctctccccgtgcctccctacctcctctctctccctgtgtctccctaccccctctctctccctgtgcctccctaccccctctctctccctgtgcctccctaccccctctctctccctgtgcctccctaccctctctctctccctaccccgtctctctccctgtgtctccctaccccctctctctccttgtgtctccctacccccgtctctctccctgtgtctccctaccCCATTCCTCTCCTTGTGCCTCCctaccccgtctctctcctgtgcctccctaccccctctctctccctgtgcctccctaccccctctctctccctgtgcctccctaccccctctctccctgtctctctcccctgtgcctccctaccccctctctctccctgtgcctccctacccctctctctccctgtgcctccctacccctctctctccttgtgcctccctaccccctctctctccttgtgcctccctacccctctctctccctgtgtctccctaccccctctctctccttgtgccTCCctaccccgtctctctccttgtgcctccctaccccctctctctccttgtgccTCCCtacccccgtctctctccttgtgcctccctacccctctctctccctgtgtctccctaccccctctctccctgtgcctccctaccccatctctctccctgtatctccctaccccctttctctccctgtgtctccctaccccctctctctccctgtgtctccctacccctctctctctccttctgtctccctaccccctctctctccctgtgtctccctaccccatctctctccctgtgcctccctaccccctctctctccctgtgtctccctaccccctctctctcctgtgcctccctaccccctctctctccctgtgtctccctaccccctctctctccctgtgcctccctacccccgtctctctccctgtgtctccctacccctctctctccttgtctctctccttgtgtctccctaccccctctctctcctgtgtctccctaccccctctctctccttgtgccTCCctaccccgtctctctccttgtgcctccctaccccctctctctccttgtgccTCCctaccccgtctctctccttgtgcctccctaccccctctctctccctgtgcctccctacccccgtctctctcctgtgtctccctacccccgtctctctccctgtgtctccctaccccgtctctctccttgtgtctccctaccccctctctctccctgtgtctccctaccccctctctctccttgtgtctccctaccccctctattTCCCTGTGtctcccctaccccctctctctccttgtgcctccctaccccctctctctccctgtgcctccctaccccctctctctccctgtgtctccctaccccctctctctccctgtgcctccctaccccatctctctccctgtgtctccctaccccctctctctccctgtgcctccctaccccctctctccctgtgcctccctaccccatctctctccctgtgtctccctaccccctctctctccctgtgcctccctaccccctctctctccctgtgtctccctaccccctctctctccttctgtctccctaccccctctctcccttctgtctccctaccccgtctctctccttgtGCCTCCCTACCCCCTCTTTGTCCCcttctttcccccttctctcccccttccctctcgccccccttccttctctccccctctctctccccactccctctctctctccccagacgtCTGACAGACATGGCCCTGGTCAGCTCATTTGTCCACCTGCGTTTCCTGGACGTGTCATCCAACCACCTCTCTGACCTTTCACCCCTGGCTGCCCTCACACAGCTGCTGTGGCTGAAGGCAAGGACCCAAATCACACCATATTCCTCATATAGTGCAACATTTTGACCAGAGTCTTGGTATATAGAATTGTCTTCGTCCCAAATTATTCCCAAATAAGTATAGTCCCTCCTGTGTAAGACGGTGTAGCATttttcaataataataataataataataataatataaacatttcctttcccccctccccccaggGCGATGGTAACATGGTGGCCGGGTTCAGAGGTCAGCCCCTGGGTCAGCTGACATACCTACAGTGGCTGAGTCTGGCCCTGAACCGCCTCAAAGACCTGGAAGGCCTAGAAGGCCTCGGCCTAGAGAGCCTCAACCTCATTGGTTAGTCTGGGAGGGGGTGTGGGAGAGCCTCAACCTCATTGGTCGGTCTGTGAAAGGGTGTGGGAGAGCCTCAACCTCATTGGTCAGTCTGGGAAGGGGTGTGGGAGAGCCTCAACCTCATTGGTCGGTCTGTGAAGGGGTGTGGGAGAGCCTCAACCTCATTGGTCAGTCTGGGGAGAGGGTGTTGGAGAACCTCATTGGCCAGGATTGATCTATTTACATAGATTTAAGGTCTGAATGTGGCTGAGATAAAGTAACATACCTTACAATCAGTGTACTGAGTTGATCTAATATAGACGGACCATTACCTAGCATAGACCCATAAAGAATGATAGAGGACTCTTCTTTGTATCTGTCCCATTATAGCGTCTGTTAgcgcatgggcagcgccattgaggccatCTCAATTTTGAAGTAGTACATTTTCTTCTAATATAATatctgccatttagcagacattttACGTATGGGCTGTCCTATAAAGCTAGAGTTGCCGATTTACTGTCGCCTACACttatggaatgtttgctcaccaccataattcattggctgatccctcctgataaCCTGGATGGAATTGTGTAACCTTTCCTTAAATcataggaagtcccacccagttgactactttaaaatggtggaagcgctgcccatgctaaaactGGCTTTTGAGCTctagagtcctctatctatctctatggcatAGACAGAAAGACACGCCATTAACTAGCatagacagacggacggacgggcaGACAGACGggcgggcagacagacaggcgggcagacaggcagacagtcgGGCGGGTGGGCTGGCGGACAGACAGGCGGGCAGACAGACGggcgggcaggcagacagacagtcgggcagacaggcagacagacgggcgggcaggcagacagacaggcgggcagacagacaggcgggcagacaggcagacagacaggcgggcagacagtcaggcagacagacgggcaggcaggcagacagacaggcgggcaggcagacagacaggcgggcagacagacagtcaggtagaCAGACGGCGGGCAGACAGACGggcgggcagacagacaggcgggaaggcagacagtcaggcagacagacaggcgggcGGACAGACAGGCGGGCAGACAGACAGTCGGGCGGGCAGACAGACGGGCGGACAGACAGGCGGGCAGACAggcgggcaggcagacagacagtcaggcgggcaggcagacagacaggcgggcagacagtcaggcagacagacaggcgggcagacagacaggcgggcAGACGGACGGGCGGGCAGACAGGCGGGCAGGCAGACGGACGGGCGGGCAGACAGGCGGGCGGACAGACAGGCGGGCAGACAGacgggcaggcagacagacagtcgggcgggcgggcagacagacaggcgggcGGGCAGACAGGCGGGCGGGCAgacaggcaggcgggcaggcagacagtcgggcgggcgggcagacagacgggcaggcaggcagacagacagtcaggcagacagacaggcgggcAGACAGtcgggcaggcagacagacaggcagacgggcaggcagacagacagacaggcagacagacaggcgggcagacagacagccagtcaggtagacagacaggcgggcaggcagacagacagacaagcagacagacaggcggacagacaggcagacaaacagtcgggcaggcagacagacagacagacaggcagacagacaggcgggcaggcagacagacagacagacaagcagacggacagacagacaggcagacgggcgggcaggcaggcagacagacagacagacagacaggcagacagacagacagtcaggcagacagacagacagacagacagacagacaggcgggcaggcaggcagacatgtCTTATGTGTGTTCATAATATGATACTTGAGTGACTCAACAAAATCATTGTGGGCCCCCTGAGTGTCGAGGCCTGGGTCTGTAGGTTGAGTATGATCTCTCTAAGTAAGGGTGTCCAGAGTGTGTCTTGTGTGTCGTTGCTAGGTAACGGTATCCAGAGGGTGTCGGGGTTACGGTACCATCACCTGATCAACCTGGTGACTCTGGAACTGAGAGGAAACAAACTGGAGACCACCGACGGGATATATCTGCCCAACCTCCGACGCCTCTACCTGGTAACctttaacctctcaccataacctCCATCTGCCCAACCTCCGACGCCTCTACCTGGTAACctttaacctctcaccataacctCCATTTGCCCAACCTCCGATGCCTCTACCTGGTAACctttaacctctcaccataacctCCATTTGCCCAACCTCCGATGCCTCTACCTGGTAACctttaacctctcaccataacctCCATCTGCCCAACCTCCGACGCCTCTACCTGGTAACctttaacctctcaccataacctCCACCTGCCCAACCTCCGATGCCTCTACCTGGTAACctttaacctctcaccataacctCCACCTACCCAACCTCCGATGCCTCTACCTGGTAACctttaacctctcaccataacctCCATCTGCCCAACCTCCGACACCTCTACCTGGTAACctttaacctctcaccataacctCCACCTACCCAACCTGCGACACCTCTACCTGGTAACCTTTAATCTCTCACCATAACCTCCATCTGCCCAACCTGCGACACCTCTACCTGGTAACCTTTAACCTCACATCATAACCTCTATCTGCCCAACCTTCGATGCCTCTACCTGACctttcaaccctaactctaacctacaCAGGCTCTACCTGACctttcaaccctaactctaacctacaCAGGCTCTACCTGACCTTTCAACCGTAACTCTAACCTACACAGGCTCTACCTGGTAACTTTCAACCTCTCACCCATAACCACATCTGATTCCTGGTTCTAACCTTTCACCTGTCACTTACCTCAGTTTAattctgacctctaaccccgtGACCTGTAACTTCTGACCCCTGTGCAGGCCCAGAATACTATCAAGCGCCTGGAGGGTCTGGGTAAGCTGGAGCGTCTGACCACCCTGCACCTACGAGACAACCAACTGGAGACTCTAGAtggcatcagtcccaacatgaagtccctgcagtacctcaacatcaggtagacatcagtcccaacagtacctcaacatcaggtagacatcagtcccaacagtacctcaacatcaggtagacatcagtcccaacagtacctcaacatcaggtagacatcagtcccaacatgaagtccctgcagtacctcaacatcaggtagacaccagtcccaacagtacctcaacatcaggtagacatcagtcccaacatgaagtccctgcagtacctcaacatcaggtaggcatcagtcccaacatgaagtccctgcagtacctcaacatcaggtagacaccagtcccaacagtacctcaacatcaggtagacatcagtcccaacagtacctcaacatcaggtagacatcagtcccaacagtacctcaacatcaggtagacaccagtccctgcagtacctcaacaccaggtagacatcagtcccaacatgaagtccctgcagcacctcaacatcaggtaggcatcagtccctgcagtacctcaacatcaggtaggcatcagtcccaacagtacctcaacatcaggtagacatcagtcccaacatgaagtccctgcagtacctcaacatcaggtaggcatcagtcccaacatgaagtccctgcagtacctcaacatcagatagacatcagtcccaacatgaaggccctgcagtacctcaacatcaggtagacatcagtccctgcagtacctcaacatcaggtagacatcagtcccaacatgaagtccctgcagtacctcaacatcaggtagacatcagtcccaacatgaagtccctgcagtacctcaacatcaggtagacatcagtcccaacatgaagtccctgcagtacctcaacatcaggtagagatcagtcccaacatgaaggccctgcagtacctcaacatcaggtagagatcagtcccaacagtacctcaacatcaggtagacatcagtcccaacagtacctcaacatcaggtagacatcagtcccaacagtacctcaacatcaggtagacatcagtcccaacagtacctcaacatcaggtagacatcagtcccaacagtacctcaacatcaggtagacatcagtcccaacatgaagtccctgcagtacctcaacatcaggtaggcatcagtcccaacatgaagtccctgcagtacctcaacatcaggtagacaccagtcccaacagtacctcaacatcaggtagacatcagtcccaacagtacctcaacatcaggtagacatcagtcccaacagtacctcaacatcaggtagacaccagtccctgcagtacctcaacaccaggtagacatcagtcccaacatgaagtccgtgcagcacctcaacatcaggtaggcatcagtccctgcagtacctcaacatcaggtaggcatcagtcccaacagtacctcaacatcaggtagacatcagtcccaacatgaagtccctgcagtacctcaacatcaggtaggcatcagtcccaacatgaagtccctgcagtacctcaacatcaggtagacatcagtcccaacatgaagtccctgcagtacctcaacatcaggtagacatcagtcccaacatgaagtccctgcagtacctcaacatcaggtagacatcagtcccaacatgaagtccctgcagtacctcaacatcaggtagacatcagtcccaacatgaagtccctgcagtacctcaacatcaggtagagatcagtcccaacatgaaggccctgcagtacctcaacat
It includes:
- the lrrc23 gene encoding leucine-rich repeat-containing protein 23 codes for the protein MSEGEEAGVLSEGEEAAAMSEGEEAGVLSEGEEAANEDGQEENMSEKEDQIEPCPLTKEILIPGLSLLCRTGNGLAHAFVKLQLENRRLTDMALVSSFVHLRFLDVSSNHLSDLSPLAALTQLLWLKGDGNMVAGFRGQPLGQLTYLQWLSLALNRLKDLEGLEGLGLESLNLIGNGIQRVSGLRYHHLINLVTLELRGNKLETTDGIYLPNLRRLYLAQNTIKRLEGLGKLERLTTLHLRDNQLETLDGISPNMKSLQYLNIRGNLVSAQRALRSLVGVSRTLRALVLAENPLVETEDYRLCVLSRLPLLERLDKEPISPEEKSEAQEKLREFNDEVSVGAEEY